The nucleotide sequence CAAAGCAAAAGAATAAGAATAAGTACGGATAAATACTTTTTAAAATCGCAATCATACGCTCAAAATTAAGTTTTTTATTAAGTGTGCGTTATCATTCAATTAATAATTAAATAAATTTTACCTCAGTGTTAGTTCCTTTTGGTGTACTTTTTAATAAACGTTGTTGCTTTACGTGGAAATAAATACAACAGCATGCCCCGAAACAATCCTAAAACCGGATACCATCCAAAATAAAAGTTGTCTAAAACAATGGATATTCGATTTTTAACCTGAAGTCTTCTTTTAGTTGTTGATATTGAATGAGGCTCAATAATATAGTCTATCAACACTTCCGGTAGATTCTCGGCCTTATATTGTCGTATCACCTTAAAAAAGAATGCGTAATCCTGTGCGGCTCTCCTGTATTTGTAGGGATAATTCCCTACGGTTTTTAAGATTTCAGTATAAAAAACAACAGACGGATTTAAGAACATGCTGTTAAAATACATCTTCTTTTTTATCTGTTCGTATGCACACGGATGTTTAAGCATATGCTTAAAATTACCTTTATCATCTAACACTCTGGCCCAAGTACCCAGTAGTTTTACATCCGGATTATTATCTAAATATTCTAACTGTCTTTGATATTTCCCCTTGTGATTAAAATCACCACAATCAAGACGCGCGATCAATTCATAGTCCATTTCCTGAGCCAACTGCAGCGCTCGGTTTGCCGCTACTCCAACCCCCAAATTGGTTTCAAGATAATCGAATATCAGTCTGCCATTAGTATAAATTTTCTGCAATTGTTCTTCGTTTGGCCTTTGTTCACTCCCATCGTCTACGACCAATACGTCAACTTTAAAAGGCTCATCTATGGTACGCAACGACTTCTCCAACCCTTCAGGGTTATTAAAATGTGCCATTAAAACGATTAGCCTGCTTTTCATGAATTAAGACAAATAGGTTTTTATACGGTCTTTTCTATACGTATACACAACGGCTGCTAAATTCCATAGAATCATGCTAATAGCAGTTGCTGAAGCTGCACCCAGCATGCCGTAATCGGGAATTAAAAACCAATTAAGTAATAAATTTGTGACAAAACCAAAAATAAGGATCTGATGAAGTTTGTTTTGCTTTCCGGTCATATTCATATAAATCGCTACCGGACCACAAAGCGTATTAAACAGTTGTCCCAGTAATAAGATCCAAAGGGCCTCCTTAGCAATTTCATACTGTGATCCGAAAATGCCCAGAAAAAAAGTGGCAAATAAGCTGAGGATCAGTAGGGCTGGAACGCTTAGGATAAATATTAATCGAGCACTGCTTTTGATCATCTCTTTCAATTGGGTTAGCTCTTGTTTTTTATAAATTTCCGCAATTTTAGGAGCAATAATAATGGTGACTGAATGAAGCGCCAGAGAAGTTGCTGTTGCCAATTTTACGGCTACCGAATAATAAGCCACTGTTTCAAAAGTAGAAAATTTACCGAGTAAAATAATATCGACGCTCTGCATCATAAAATAAGACACAGCGCTCAATGCCATAGGGTATGATTTTCTGAAGATACTGTTGTAAGTATATCGAATCCCTTTATCTTCAAACTGTTTTCGATTAAACGCAACAGCCACCTGAATTGAAGAGGCAATGGCTAAAATTATAAATCCTAACAGATATACTTCGACCAGCCACGTCATAGATTGGGCAAAATACAGGGCAACGGCTCCAAGAAAGAAGGGTAGGTATCTAAAAATATTGCGGTATAATTCTGAAAAAAGCGTGCGTTTTAATCCGCGTAACGTATCAATATTTAACATGGTAAGGGCAAAGGCTGCAAGCACCAATACAATTTGAAAGATGAGTTTGGCGGCATCTTCCTTATTGAAAAATTCATTAAAGAAACTGTCGTTGGTTACAGCTACTATGCCTACGAACACCGCCGAAGTGCCTAAGATAATGGCGACCATCTTGGTATAGACACTTTTTAGTCCTCCCAATGATTCCTGAGCAAGAAGCACTCCTGAATAATAAATAATAGCCTGATTTGTACCGAGCAGACAAATACCTCCCAGAATAAGAAGACCAGATCGTACAAAATCATATTTGCCCACAAGTTCTGGGTCATAAAAATTTGTAAGAAACAAGGAAAGTAAAAAGAAAAATAATACTCCTGCAATACGCAATAGCAATACCTTTAGGCTCTTGTTTACAAGATTGCCCTTTAAATACTCAATGATATTTATTCTACCCATCCCCCTTAGCTTTATTCTGTTTAAACACTGTAGTGCCGGTCATTTTAAGAAGGAGGGCAAAGCTCACCCAAAATCCAAAAACACGTATAGTGTCCATTTTTAGCCAGTTAAAGCAAAAACCTACCATCGATATTAATACTACTAAAGCGAGTAAATAGCGATCATCGTTTTTTCGTATAAGAGATAAACAAGCGGCAATAATTAGAGTGAGAAAAAGCAAAAACAATATCATCCCTATGATTCCGGTTTCCGCCAGTATTCGAGTGTAAACATTATATCCCGGGGGAAAACTAGGGAATGTCTGATTTAAATATTTTAACTTGAATTCCCAGTTGCCGACGGTCGCCCAGTTCGGGTATTTATCTTTGGCTTCATAGGCCTGCATCCCGTAGCCTACACCCACTATGGGGTTCTCCTTAAATACCTCATAGCTGGCATATTGAATTCCGAATCTGGATCGGTTTGAAATACTGTGATTGTCATCCTGAACCCCAAAGGAGGTAATTTTTTCAGTAATATATTCTGCAATGACTTTTCCCTTAAAAATTCCTACAGCAAAAATGAGAACGGCACTAAGTCCAATAAGCTTCAGAAATAAACTGTGATGCTCCTTTTTCTTAATAAGAAGGAATCCAAACAATAACACCTGAACGCCAATGATGACCAGTCCGGCTCGCGAATCTGAGAATAGCGCCAATACAATCACTGCGATGGCGGGTAAAAACCGTTTCAGCCCTTTTTCGGTAATGATATAACTGAACATCCATCCCGAAACTGTAAGCAAGTACGTCGCTAAGGCAGGGGCTTCGTAGGTAACTGAAGAAATTCTATCGTGTCCAAAATGCAGGTAAACATCGGTAAATGGAAACCACTTATAGATCCACAAAATATTATAGAAAAAGACCATATTAAACTTTATAATAAGGATCTCTAATATTCCGTAGGATGTAACCATCAACATGCTGTAAAAGAACACCTTCCTTACCTTGTAAAAGAGGGTGATATTATCATAGCGTCTGAACACATTGTAGAAGGTTACTAAGAACAATATCCCGGAAATGATAAGTACCGCAAATTGCCTTATAAATCGTTCAATTCCAGATGTTTCTTTAAAATAGTATTGTGAGATATCGACAATATTGATAAAAAACGTGAGGACAAACCATCCCATTAAAACCAGAAGTGCTTGAAAGAGAAGATTCTTAAATGGCAGGTTGATCTTCCTGGTAATGACTGCCTGAATTCCCAGAAATAATACTGCTAAGACCATAAAGATCGCGGCGGGTTCTCTCTGGTATTCGCCCATAAAAGCCGGGCCCTTAAAAGAGCTGAAAGGAATATAGAAAATACCTACCATGACCATAGCAGCAATGATCTGCCACAGGGTGATCTTCTCTTTTTCTAGTGCTATGTCTGGCTCTTTTTTCAATAAAATTTATTACTCTGTTAATTTCTCGTTCCAATATTGCGTTTTAACTCCAAATTCTTTCAGTCTTTTTACATCCTCCTTAAATATTTCAACCAAAAAGGCTTCAGAGCGTTGATCAATTCCAGGGGTTGGTTTTTTATACTTATTTATAGTTTTGATCTTGATCTGTTTAAGCGTTGAGGTTAACGGAACTGTTTTCTTTATAAGGGTCTTGAGCTTATTCTGACCAAATATAAATTTAGTGATCGTGTTCGCTTCATATACCCCTCCGGGATTGAACTGCGTATCTAGGTTTTCCGGGATAAACGATTCTGAAACCTCTAAAAAATTATAAATCTCCCGAATTCCCTTTTCCTGATCCCGAACAAATTCTTCAAATGTGATGATCAATACATTATCAAAATTTGCTTTGATCTGTTTTATTTTTTCAGCATATAACGAATTAAAGGTATAGTACCAAAAATCTGAATACTGTTGTTCACGGCGAGTTTCCTCGGCCAAAAGTGCTTCATAAAACGGCAAACTTTCACGCCCTTCTCTTACCAGGTGCAAATAATTAGAATAGGCTCGTTTAATTGGGTCTCTTAATGTAATGATCACTTTGGTATCATTTCCCAAAGTATCCTTGATCTTTGGGATCACAGATGGATAATTGGCATACGAAGGTGAGACATCACCAACTGCCTTTTCGTTTTTTGCTTCTTTATACAGTTTTTTGTACTCCTTTAAAGATCCGTAGTGAAAGCGCTTAACAGCCTTATCATTCTTTCCTGCATCCTGCTTTTTTATGATATCGTATGTAAAATAATGCAGCTCCTTTTGCTTGGGCAAGAAGATCTCCGGATGTTCATACAGATAATAATATAAAGAGGTTGAGCCACATTTAGGAAAACCGGCTACAATAAAATTTGGCAGTTTCATAACTATTCCGAATTTTTCGAGACCCTATCGATCTCTTTGGTCAGACCAACCCTTTGCTTTTCTATACGTACTGCGAATTACCGAGAACGCCACGAAGAAGAAAATCAAAAAGAAGGGTACTAATATTGTTTTTCTATCCAGAATTCCAACAGATGAAACAAACTTTGGCTGATTGATCAATGAAACTACATCGTCGTACTTGATCAACTCAATTTTAAGCTTTTCGATCTCATCCATAATAATGCGCTTTTCTTCCAGCAAGAAATGAAGGTTGTTATTTTCATTGTTCTTAAAATACACCTGACTCGCCGCTGCAGCAACCGCATTGGAGTCAACATAGCTTTCAAAAACCCCTTCGATGTCCTTTATACTTTTCTCATTGCGTGCGATCTTCGCTTTGGTTTCTTCAATAGAAACAGCCTTTATTTCCTGATAAAGATCGCTGCTGTTTAAATAGTTGATAAGGCTCTTTATCGTTTCATCACCCGCCACATGGGTCCCGGTAATTAGAAGTCGGTGGTAGGTGTACTCGGTATAAAAAACTTCAGACAACAGTATATCATCCTCAAAATCGGTTTGTGCCATATACTCCTCAAAAGTCCGGTCTTCGTCTTTGGTCTTTTTGGCAAGGTCCAGAATATTTACAATGGGAGTGATCTCCAGATCCTTTATCTCGATCTCATCGGTTTTGAAACCATATTTCGAAAGAAATTTTAAGTCCCCCTGTTTACTTTTGGATTTAAGAATTAAAATTGCGTTATAAACATAATTTGTACTGTTGAAATTATTCTGAATAATAACTTCCGTGATCTTTTCACCCTTACTGTTTTCCTTCCAGAAGTATCCGGCTGCAATACCAACAACAAGTAAAACGAGCAATATTATGATGTTTCTAATTACAAACTGAACACAGTGATATAACCAGATCAAAAAATTGCGATACTGTTCCTTCAATTTCCTGAACACTACGCCTAAATCGATTTCATCATTATTATTTTGAGCCATAGCC is from Constantimarinum furrinae and encodes:
- a CDS encoding sulfotransferase family protein, whose protein sequence is MKLPNFIVAGFPKCGSTSLYYYLYEHPEIFLPKQKELHYFTYDIIKKQDAGKNDKAVKRFHYGSLKEYKKLYKEAKNEKAVGDVSPSYANYPSVIPKIKDTLGNDTKVIITLRDPIKRAYSNYLHLVREGRESLPFYEALLAEETRREQQYSDFWYYTFNSLYAEKIKQIKANFDNVLIITFEEFVRDQEKGIREIYNFLEVSESFIPENLDTQFNPGGVYEANTITKFIFGQNKLKTLIKKTVPLTSTLKQIKIKTINKYKKPTPGIDQRSEAFLVEIFKEDVKRLKEFGVKTQYWNEKLTE
- a CDS encoding MATE family efflux transporter, translating into MGRINIIEYLKGNLVNKSLKVLLLRIAGVLFFFLLSLFLTNFYDPELVGKYDFVRSGLLILGGICLLGTNQAIIYYSGVLLAQESLGGLKSVYTKMVAIILGTSAVFVGIVAVTNDSFFNEFFNKEDAAKLIFQIVLVLAAFALTMLNIDTLRGLKRTLFSELYRNIFRYLPFFLGAVALYFAQSMTWLVEVYLLGFIILAIASSIQVAVAFNRKQFEDKGIRYTYNSIFRKSYPMALSAVSYFMMQSVDIILLGKFSTFETVAYYSVAVKLATATSLALHSVTIIIAPKIAEIYKKQELTQLKEMIKSSARLIFILSVPALLILSLFATFFLGIFGSQYEIAKEALWILLLGQLFNTLCGPVAIYMNMTGKQNKLHQILIFGFVTNLLLNWFLIPDYGMLGAASATAISMILWNLAAVVYTYRKDRIKTYLS
- a CDS encoding O-antigen ligase family protein; translation: MKKEPDIALEKEKITLWQIIAAMVMVGIFYIPFSSFKGPAFMGEYQREPAAIFMVLAVLFLGIQAVITRKINLPFKNLLFQALLVLMGWFVLTFFINIVDISQYYFKETSGIERFIRQFAVLIISGILFLVTFYNVFRRYDNITLFYKVRKVFFYSMLMVTSYGILEILIIKFNMVFFYNILWIYKWFPFTDVYLHFGHDRISSVTYEAPALATYLLTVSGWMFSYIITEKGLKRFLPAIAVIVLALFSDSRAGLVIIGVQVLLFGFLLIKKKEHHSLFLKLIGLSAVLIFAVGIFKGKVIAEYITEKITSFGVQDDNHSISNRSRFGIQYASYEVFKENPIVGVGYGMQAYEAKDKYPNWATVGNWEFKLKYLNQTFPSFPPGYNVYTRILAETGIIGMILFLLFLTLIIAACLSLIRKNDDRYLLALVVLISMVGFCFNWLKMDTIRVFGFWVSFALLLKMTGTTVFKQNKAKGDG
- a CDS encoding glycosyltransferase; this encodes MKSRLIVLMAHFNNPEGLEKSLRTIDEPFKVDVLVVDDGSEQRPNEEQLQKIYTNGRLIFDYLETNLGVGVAANRALQLAQEMDYELIARLDCGDFNHKGKYQRQLEYLDNNPDVKLLGTWARVLDDKGNFKHMLKHPCAYEQIKKKMYFNSMFLNPSVVFYTEILKTVGNYPYKYRRAAQDYAFFFKVIRQYKAENLPEVLIDYIIEPHSISTTKRRLQVKNRISIVLDNFYFGWYPVLGLFRGMLLYLFPRKATTFIKKYTKRN